A single region of the Massilia sp. erpn genome encodes:
- the tatC gene encoding twin-arginine translocase subunit TatC, which produces MSNQQPVEETFISHLIELRDRLVKASIGVLLVTLALMFWPGPSHIYDIIAQPMVNALPAGSKMIATGVIAPFLVPMKVTLVIGLILSLPWVLYQMWAFVAPGLYAHEKRLIAPLVISSSLLFMAGVAFCYFLVFGRVFAFISEFSPTSISVTPDIENYLDFVMSMCLAFGCAFEVPVVVVILVRMGLVSVAKLKEWRGYVIVAAFVIAAIVTPPDVVSQFSLAIPMWLLFEVGVLLSPIFVKVTQAPSEQQE; this is translated from the coding sequence ATGAGCAATCAACAACCTGTTGAAGAAACCTTCATCTCCCACCTGATCGAGCTGCGCGACCGTCTGGTCAAGGCCTCGATCGGCGTGCTGCTGGTGACGCTGGCCCTGATGTTCTGGCCCGGTCCTTCGCATATCTACGACATCATCGCCCAGCCCATGGTGAACGCCCTGCCGGCCGGCTCGAAGATGATCGCCACCGGCGTCATCGCGCCCTTCCTGGTGCCGATGAAGGTCACGCTGGTGATCGGCCTGATCCTGTCCCTGCCCTGGGTGCTGTACCAGATGTGGGCTTTTGTCGCGCCCGGCCTGTACGCGCATGAAAAACGCCTGATCGCGCCGCTGGTGATCTCGTCCTCGCTGCTGTTCATGGCGGGCGTGGCGTTCTGCTACTTCCTCGTGTTCGGGCGGGTGTTCGCCTTTATCTCGGAGTTTTCACCGACCTCGATTTCGGTCACGCCGGATATCGAGAACTATCTCGACTTCGTGATGTCGATGTGCCTGGCGTTCGGCTGCGCGTTTGAAGTGCCGGTGGTGGTGGTGATTCTGGTGCGCATGGGTCTGGTATCGGTGGCCAAGCTGAAGGAATGGCGCGGCTATGTGATCGTGGCCGCCTTCGTGATCGCTGCCATCGTCACGCCGCCGGATGTGGTCAGCCAGTTCTCGCTGGCGATTCCGATGTGGCTGCTGTTCGAGGTTGGCGTGCTGCTCTCGCCCATTTTCGTCAAAGTCACGCAGGCGCCCAGCGAACAGCAGGAATAA
- the tatA gene encoding Sec-independent protein translocase subunit TatA encodes MGSMSIWHWLIVLVVVMLVFGTKKLGNMGSDIGKAVKGFKDGVKGEEDKPAAPAAPTQAVADKSTIDVDAKEKNKL; translated from the coding sequence ATGGGTTCGATGAGTATTTGGCACTGGCTGATCGTGCTGGTGGTGGTAATGCTGGTGTTCGGTACCAAGAAGCTGGGTAATATGGGTTCGGATATCGGCAAGGCGGTGAAGGGCTTCAAGGATGGCGTGAAAGGCGAGGAAGACAAGCCTGCCGCGCCTGCTGCGCCGACCCAGGCGGTGGCCGACAAGAGCACCATCGACGTCGACGCCAAAGAGAAAAACAAGCTGTAA
- the tatB gene encoding Sec-independent protein translocase protein TatB — MIDLGLSKLAIIGVVALVVIGPEKLPKVARMAGTLYGRAQRYLHDVKAEVSREIELEELKNLHKEVQETAQSIKSGVEESIAQNMSEVESAFRADDAAQSPLITATNEDLSRKAKEFRRKRLVRTSAVPLWYKQRNGGRSHVVSGAARVARFRPRSGKSASFY; from the coding sequence ATGATCGATCTCGGTCTCTCTAAACTCGCCATCATCGGGGTCGTTGCCCTCGTCGTGATCGGCCCGGAAAAGCTGCCCAAGGTGGCCCGCATGGCGGGCACCCTGTATGGCCGCGCCCAGCGCTATCTGCATGATGTGAAGGCGGAAGTCAGCCGCGAAATCGAACTGGAAGAGCTGAAGAACCTGCACAAGGAAGTGCAGGAAACCGCCCAGTCGATCAAAAGCGGCGTGGAGGAAAGCATCGCGCAGAATATGTCGGAAGTGGAAAGCGCCTTCCGCGCCGACGATGCGGCGCAGTCGCCGCTGATCACCGCCACCAATGAGGATCTGTCGCGCAAGGCCAAGGAATTCCGTCGCAAACGCCTGGTGCGCACCTCGGCCGTGCCGCTCTGGTACAAGCAGCGCAACGGCGGCCGCAGCCATGTGGTGTCCGGCGCGGCGCGCGTGGCGCGCTTCCGTCCGCGCAGCGGCAAATCTGCATCGTTCTATTAA
- a CDS encoding DUF885 domain-containing protein encodes MIKTKIALAAVMACLALSPASAAKKPQKSGKPAKTASAPAKKSTKAKGKGKAAAAAGAGAAVAAVAAPVAQERRQDRTFGNVSNQFLSALWRADPELAISVGKYDTAANLTIPDAASRQRQLAFIDDWLERFGKLDARQLSPRQRTDLGLLQNKLNSDRWYLTTFREFEWNPASYNIASPLDFILNTEYAAKPQRLRTLLKRIASVPAYYDAARASISNPTREHTQLAVAQAPGVVAILNDIQKEAQASILTSDEKQLFALRVAEAKKAVESYAAWLGELDKTLEKTGARSFRIGKELYEAKFGFDIQAGSTGEQTYQKALAAREQLLANMDRISDELWPKYLGDTVKPAERYAKIGMMIDKLSSNHVARENFFPEIRRQIPQLQDWVVKHNLLTLDPKKPLVVRETPEYQRGVAGASIEAPGPFRPQDRTYYNVTPLDKETPEQAESSLREYNHWILQILNMHEAIPGHYAQLVYANKSPSVIKSIFGNGAMVEGWAVYSERMMLESGYGDNAPEMWLMYSKWNLRSVTNTILDYSVHVLGMNQEQAIDLLTRQAFQTPREAAEKWRRVQLTSVQLTSYFSGFSEIMELREQRRQTLGSRFALKDFHEQFLSYGSAPVRVIRELMQ; translated from the coding sequence ATGATCAAGACCAAGATTGCGCTGGCCGCCGTAATGGCCTGCCTGGCGCTGTCCCCGGCCAGCGCGGCGAAGAAGCCGCAGAAATCCGGCAAGCCCGCCAAGACGGCGAGCGCACCCGCCAAAAAATCCACCAAAGCGAAAGGCAAGGGCAAGGCCGCCGCTGCAGCCGGCGCAGGCGCCGCCGTGGCCGCCGTAGCCGCACCGGTGGCGCAGGAGCGCCGCCAGGACCGCACTTTCGGCAATGTCAGCAACCAGTTCCTCAGCGCCCTGTGGCGCGCCGATCCGGAACTTGCCATCTCGGTCGGCAAATACGATACCGCTGCCAATCTCACCATCCCCGATGCGGCCAGCCGCCAGCGCCAGCTGGCCTTTATCGACGACTGGCTGGAACGCTTCGGCAAGCTCGATGCGCGCCAGCTCTCGCCGCGCCAGCGCACCGATCTGGGTCTGCTGCAGAACAAGCTGAATAGCGACCGCTGGTATCTGACCACCTTCCGCGAATTCGAATGGAATCCGGCCTCCTACAATATCGCCAGCCCGCTCGACTTCATCCTCAACACCGAATACGCGGCCAAGCCGCAGCGCCTGCGCACCCTGCTCAAGCGCATCGCCAGCGTGCCGGCCTACTACGACGCGGCGCGCGCCAGCATCAGCAATCCGACGCGCGAACACACCCAGCTGGCCGTGGCGCAGGCGCCCGGGGTGGTGGCGATACTGAACGATATCCAGAAAGAGGCGCAGGCTTCCATCCTGACCAGCGACGAGAAGCAGCTGTTCGCGCTGCGCGTGGCAGAGGCGAAAAAGGCCGTGGAATCCTATGCCGCCTGGCTCGGCGAGCTGGATAAGACGCTGGAAAAAACCGGCGCGCGTTCCTTCCGCATCGGCAAGGAGCTGTATGAGGCCAAGTTCGGCTTCGACATCCAGGCCGGCAGCACGGGCGAGCAGACCTACCAGAAAGCCCTGGCGGCGCGCGAACAGCTGCTGGCGAATATGGACCGCATCTCCGACGAGCTATGGCCCAAGTATCTGGGCGATACGGTGAAACCGGCCGAGCGCTATGCCAAGATCGGCATGATGATCGACAAGCTCTCGTCCAACCACGTCGCGCGCGAGAACTTCTTCCCCGAGATCCGCCGCCAGATTCCGCAGCTGCAGGACTGGGTGGTCAAGCACAATCTGCTGACCCTCGATCCGAAGAAGCCTTTGGTGGTGCGCGAAACGCCGGAGTACCAGCGCGGCGTGGCCGGCGCCAGCATCGAGGCGCCCGGTCCCTTCCGTCCGCAGGACCGCACTTACTACAATGTGACGCCACTGGACAAGGAAACGCCGGAACAGGCCGAGAGCAGCCTGCGCGAGTACAACCACTGGATTCTGCAGATCCTGAACATGCACGAAGCGATTCCGGGCCATTACGCCCAGCTGGTGTATGCGAACAAATCGCCGTCCGTGATCAAGTCCATCTTCGGCAATGGCGCCATGGTGGAAGGCTGGGCGGTCTACAGCGAACGCATGATGCTGGAATCGGGTTATGGCGACAACGCGCCCGAGATGTGGCTGATGTATTCGAAGTGGAATCTGCGCAGCGTGACCAATACCATCCTCGATTACAGCGTGCACGTGCTGGGCATGAACCAGGAGCAGGCCATCGACCTGCTGACGCGCCAAGCCTTCCAGACGCCGCGCGAGGCGGCCGAGAAATGGCGCCGCGTGCAATTGACCTCGGTGCAGCTGACCAGCTATTTCAGCGGCTTCAGCGAAATCATGGAATTGCGCGAGCAGCGCCGCCAGACCCTGGGCAGCCGCTTCGCACTGAAGGACTTCCACGAGCAGTTCCTCAGCTACGGCAGCGCGCCGGTGCGCGTGATCCGCGAGCTGATGCAGTAA
- a CDS encoding phosphoribosyl-ATP diphosphatase: MTTVLDRLAAVIESRKPANGGDPAASYVARLFAKGDDAILKKIGEEAVETVMAAKDARNGGDPAKLLYECADLWFHSLVLLSQFGLTPQQVLDELARREGLSGLDEKAARPDQD; encoded by the coding sequence ATGACGACAGTGCTGGACCGCCTGGCCGCGGTCATCGAATCGCGCAAGCCGGCCAATGGCGGCGACCCGGCCGCCTCCTATGTGGCGCGCCTGTTTGCCAAGGGCGACGATGCCATCCTCAAAAAAATCGGCGAGGAAGCGGTGGAAACCGTGATGGCCGCCAAGGATGCGCGCAACGGCGGCGATCCGGCCAAGCTGCTGTACGAGTGCGCCGACCTGTGGTTCCATTCGCTGGTGCTGCTGTCCCAGTTCGGCCTGACCCCGCAGCAGGTGCTGGACGAGCTGGCGCGGCGCGAGGGCCTGTCCGGCCTGGACGAGAAGGCCGCGCGCCCCGACCAAGATTAA
- a CDS encoding histidine triad nucleotide-binding protein, with amino-acid sequence MDNCLFCKIAAKTIPSSVVYEDEELLAFKDINPAAPVHLLVIPKKHYSTLSDCGSDDAPLLGRMLALAPRLAEEHGVSVVYDTDGQPTRGYKTLINSGPDGGQEVYHLHLHMVGGPRPWRAMR; translated from the coding sequence GTGGACAACTGCCTGTTCTGCAAGATTGCTGCCAAGACCATTCCCTCCTCGGTGGTGTACGAGGATGAAGAGCTGCTGGCCTTCAAGGACATCAACCCGGCCGCGCCGGTGCACCTGCTGGTGATTCCGAAGAAGCACTACAGCACCCTGTCCGACTGCGGCAGCGACGATGCGCCGCTGCTGGGCCGCATGCTGGCGCTGGCGCCGCGTCTGGCCGAGGAACATGGCGTCTCCGTGGTCTACGACACCGACGGCCAACCGACACGAGGTTATAAAACCTTGATAAACAGTGGTCCCGACGGCGGGCAAGAAGTGTACCATCTGCACTTGCATATGGTCGGAGGTCCGCGTCCGTGGCGCGCGATGCGCTAA